In a single window of the Allobranchiibius huperziae genome:
- a CDS encoding polyprenol monophosphomannose synthase: protein MSDSAPRRVLVLVPTYNELESLPTILARLREAVPDADILILDDASPDGTGELADELAAHDSHVQVMHRVAKEGLGAAYLAGFAWGLERGYDALVEIDADGSHPPSVLPKMLQAAARADVVIGSRWVPGGSVRNWPRQREALSRGANLYTRLLLGMQVRDATAGYRVYRADALRRLRLEDVASAGYCFQIDLTWRAAQAGMRIVEIPITFVEREVGVSKMSSDIMRESLVNITSWGLHYRAGQLARLLPGRSR, encoded by the coding sequence TTGTCTGACTCCGCCCCACGACGCGTGCTGGTGCTGGTGCCGACGTACAACGAGCTGGAGAGCCTTCCAACGATCCTGGCGCGCCTGCGCGAGGCCGTGCCCGACGCCGACATCCTGATCCTGGACGACGCCTCTCCCGACGGCACCGGCGAGCTCGCCGACGAGCTGGCCGCCCACGACTCACACGTGCAGGTGATGCACCGCGTCGCCAAGGAGGGCCTGGGCGCGGCGTACCTGGCCGGGTTCGCCTGGGGCCTGGAACGTGGCTACGACGCGCTGGTCGAGATCGACGCCGACGGCTCGCACCCGCCGAGCGTGCTGCCGAAGATGCTGCAGGCGGCAGCGCGCGCCGACGTGGTGATCGGCTCGCGGTGGGTGCCCGGCGGCAGTGTGCGCAACTGGCCGCGCCAGCGCGAGGCCCTCAGCCGCGGCGCGAACCTCTACACCCGCCTGCTGCTCGGGATGCAGGTGCGCGACGCCACCGCCGGCTACCGGGTCTACCGCGCGGACGCACTGCGCCGACTGCGCCTGGAGGACGTCGCCTCGGCCGGTTACTGTTTTCAGATCGACCTCACATGGCGCGCCGCGCAGGCCGGCATGCGGATCGTGGAGATACCGATCACCTTCGTCGAGCGTGAGGTAGGGGTGTCGAAGATGAGCAGCGACATCATGCGCGAGTCCCTGGTCAACATCACGTCCTGGGGCCTGC